A stretch of Aerococcus urinaehominis DNA encodes these proteins:
- the tilS gene encoding tRNA lysidine(34) synthetase TilS produces MLSTLVADTQAWLSKHLDLSGHPRFLLGVSGGVDSMVLLACFRALSEQFGYGLEVVHVNHRIRADSDQDQALVVDYCQRHDLPLSVRIWQRPSDFGPVTEAAARQFRYACFDQLARSKACNYLVLAHHQDDQAETVLMGLLKAGRLSSLTGMPACRPLATDSDCLLVRPWLNVEKDFIYQVAKSTGIPYREDYSNQSDVYLRNRIRNRYLPELAGENPNFSQHLVQLAGQAQAYISWADQALDQFCNRALVSNQKGYKLDLTELRTYDIDQIVVALTAVFNRIQIDFPQLAQLSYQAKCDLARLLKKDQGQQEYPLPGNLVVIKVYDQAYIRPAQDDWSLAQAHYSNLALNQDYLFFDNLRICLLAVDPSRPVNLDQVSLRPRQAGDYLVLSQGQRQKLRRFLINHKVPAGQRDQLTLLARNQRVLMIVDQNGRILFFDNKEITEKSNLTITIN; encoded by the coding sequence ATGCTCAGCACTTTAGTCGCAGACACCCAGGCTTGGCTAAGTAAACATCTTGATTTATCAGGACACCCACGCTTTTTACTAGGGGTTTCGGGCGGTGTCGATTCCATGGTATTATTGGCCTGCTTCCGAGCGCTAAGTGAGCAATTTGGTTACGGATTAGAGGTTGTTCACGTTAACCACCGTATCAGAGCGGATAGTGACCAGGATCAGGCCTTAGTAGTAGATTATTGCCAACGCCATGATCTTCCCTTGAGTGTGCGGATTTGGCAACGGCCTAGTGATTTTGGTCCAGTCACTGAGGCTGCAGCCCGTCAATTTCGCTATGCTTGTTTTGACCAGCTGGCCCGGTCAAAGGCTTGTAATTACCTTGTTTTGGCCCACCACCAAGATGACCAGGCCGAAACAGTATTGATGGGCTTACTTAAGGCTGGTCGCCTTTCTAGTTTGACAGGTATGCCAGCTTGTCGGCCGCTAGCAACCGACTCTGATTGTCTTTTAGTCAGACCCTGGCTAAATGTTGAAAAGGATTTTATCTACCAGGTTGCCAAGTCGACCGGTATCCCTTATCGGGAAGATTATAGCAACCAATCAGATGTATATTTGCGTAACCGTATACGTAACCGGTATTTGCCTGAATTAGCAGGTGAAAATCCCAATTTTAGCCAACATTTGGTTCAGTTAGCAGGTCAGGCCCAAGCATATATATCTTGGGCTGACCAGGCTTTGGACCAGTTCTGTAATCGTGCCCTGGTTAGTAACCAAAAGGGCTATAAATTGGATTTGACGGAGCTAAGGACCTATGACATTGATCAAATAGTGGTTGCTTTAACAGCAGTTTTTAACCGGATTCAAATAGATTTTCCACAATTGGCCCAGCTATCTTATCAGGCCAAGTGTGACCTAGCCCGCTTGTTGAAAAAAGATCAAGGCCAACAAGAATATCCCTTACCAGGGAATTTGGTTGTCATTAAGGTGTATGATCAGGCCTATATCAGACCGGCTCAAGATGACTGGTCGCTGGCTCAGGCTCATTATAGTAATCTTGCGTTAAACCAGGACTATTTGTTCTTTGACAACTTGCGGATATGCTTGCTAGCGGTTGATCCCAGCCGTCCGGTTAACTTAGACCAGGTCAGTTTAAGGCCACGGCAGGCGGGGGACTACTTGGTGCTCAGCCAGGGGCAGCGGCAGAAGTTGCGTCGTTTTTTAATCAACCACAAGGTTCCAGCTGGCCAAAGGGACCAGTTAACCTTACTGGCTAGGAACCAGCGGGTATTGATGATTGTTGACCAAAATGGCAGAATCTTATTTTTTGATAATAAAGAAATCACAGAAAAATCAAATTTAACAATTACAATAAATTAA
- a CDS encoding RNA-binding S4 domain-containing protein, with amino-acid sequence MRLDKFLKVSRLIKRRSVAKEVADSGRIKVNDRPAKSATKVATGDQIEIEYGQKIVTVKINEIKETTRKDEAEDMFTIISEKSK; translated from the coding sequence ATGCGTTTAGATAAATTTTTAAAAGTGTCTCGGTTAATTAAACGACGCTCTGTTGCTAAAGAAGTTGCTGATAGTGGCCGGATAAAAGTTAATGACCGGCCAGCTAAATCAGCTACCAAAGTGGCCACAGGGGATCAAATTGAAATTGAATATGGCCAAAAAATTGTTACCGTTAAGATAAACGAAATCAAGGAAACTACCCGTAAGGATGAGGCTGAGGATATGTTCACAATTATTTCAGAAAAGTCAAAATAG
- a CDS encoding S1 domain-containing RNA-binding protein, protein MSIEVGSVVTGKVTGITKFGAFVDLESGKNGLVHISEIAPGFVKDVNDYLSLGDQVKVKVVNLGEDGKIALSIRQANSADQVNQASEKKEKKAYHRPKRPASDFKRSTKPKGTQTFDDMMSAFLKDSDDRLTSLKRNTEGKRGGRGGRRN, encoded by the coding sequence ATGTCAATTGAAGTTGGAAGTGTGGTAACTGGTAAGGTAACAGGCATTACGAAGTTTGGTGCCTTTGTCGACTTAGAGTCTGGAAAAAATGGTTTAGTCCATATTTCAGAGATTGCACCGGGTTTTGTTAAGGATGTTAATGACTATCTCAGTTTGGGTGACCAGGTTAAGGTGAAGGTAGTCAATCTAGGTGAAGATGGTAAAATTGCCTTATCAATCCGTCAGGCTAATTCCGCGGATCAAGTTAACCAAGCGAGTGAGAAAAAGGAAAAGAAAGCATACCATAGGCCCAAACGTCCAGCATCTGACTTTAAGCGATCAACCAAACCGAAAGGTACCCAAACTTTTGATGATATGATGTCAGCCTTCCTCAAAGATAGTGATGACCGGTTGACCTCATTAAAAAGAAATACAGAAGGTAAGCGTGGCGGTCGAGGTGGCCGTCGTAATTAA
- a CDS encoding FtsB family cell division protein, translating to MSEDGRGKQDNLAAIDDERSQAALAQQQYRQKLKQRQTKLRKLIMMTACSVMLLFSLLSLSQFIRSQMSIRQMEQEISHLSDQVASEEEVVAVLENQANLLKDDAYVAKLARSRYYLSKDDEIIFSLPEDNDSKQAQILNRVYQDQKES from the coding sequence ATGTCTGAAGATGGACGAGGAAAACAGGATAATTTAGCTGCTATCGATGATGAACGCTCACAAGCTGCCTTGGCCCAGCAACAGTATAGGCAAAAGCTTAAGCAGCGTCAGACAAAATTACGCAAGCTTATAATGATGACAGCCTGTTCAGTTATGCTCCTCTTTAGCCTCCTGTCTCTTAGCCAATTTATTCGCAGCCAAATGAGCATTAGGCAAATGGAGCAAGAGATTAGCCACTTGTCTGATCAAGTAGCTAGTGAAGAGGAAGTAGTTGCTGTCTTGGAAAACCAAGCCAACCTGCTTAAAGATGATGCTTATGTTGCTAAACTAGCCCGTAGCCGCTATTATTTAAGTAAAGACGATGAAATTATATTCAGCTTGCCTGAGGATAATGACTCTAAGCAAGCCCAGATATTAAACCGGGTCTATCAAGATCAGAAAGAATCATAA
- the cysK gene encoding cysteine synthase A, which produces MAKLVNSVSELIGETPLIKLQRSVPYGSADVYVKLESFNAGGSVKDRIALNMVEVAEEEGILKSGDTIVEATSGNTGVGLSLIAAAKGYDIIIFMPETMSKERQDLMRAYGAELRLTSGEGGMGEAISQASALASQDGYVMLGQFDNLANPAIHEATTGPEIVEALGKVPDAFVAGVGTGGTLTGVGHYLRDQDPDIKLYAVEPAESAVLSGQAKGSHKIQGIGAGFVPSVLDTQLYNEIIQVSSDKAIETTKVLGINEGILAGISSGAAVAAAIEVAKQMEKGQSVVVVAPDTGERYLSTGIFSE; this is translated from the coding sequence ATGGCAAAATTAGTAAATAGTGTCAGCGAATTAATTGGTGAAACACCTTTAATCAAATTACAACGCTCAGTCCCTTATGGTTCAGCTGATGTTTACGTTAAGCTAGAATCTTTCAATGCCGGTGGCAGTGTCAAGGACCGCATTGCCCTTAATATGGTTGAGGTAGCTGAAGAAGAAGGAATCTTAAAATCAGGTGATACGATTGTTGAAGCGACATCAGGTAACACCGGTGTCGGTTTATCTCTAATTGCTGCAGCTAAGGGCTATGATATTATTATCTTTATGCCAGAAACGATGAGTAAGGAACGTCAGGACCTGATGCGTGCTTACGGGGCGGAACTACGTCTAACTTCTGGTGAGGGCGGCATGGGTGAGGCCATCAGCCAAGCTAGCGCACTCGCTAGCCAAGATGGTTACGTGATGCTCGGTCAGTTTGATAATCTAGCTAACCCGGCTATCCATGAAGCCACGACGGGACCAGAAATCGTTGAAGCGCTAGGTAAAGTGCCTGATGCCTTTGTAGCTGGTGTCGGCACTGGTGGTACTTTAACCGGTGTTGGCCACTATCTGCGTGACCAAGATCCAGATATCAAACTTTATGCGGTTGAGCCGGCTGAATCAGCTGTTTTATCAGGCCAAGCCAAGGGTAGCCACAAAATTCAAGGCATTGGTGCTGGATTTGTACCGAGTGTCTTGGACACCCAGCTTTACAATGAAATTATCCAGGTAAGTTCAGACAAAGCGATTGAAACCACTAAAGTTTTAGGTATCAATGAAGGTATCTTAGCTGGTATTTCTAGTGGTGCCGCTGTAGCCGCTGCTATTGAAGTTGCTAAACAAATGGAAAAGGGCCAAAGTGTCGTCGTTGTAGCACCTGATACTGGTGAGCGCTACTTGTCAACTGGTATCTTCTCGGAATAA
- a CDS encoding polysaccharide biosynthesis protein, which produces MKQTSKYSLSRGVVWLTLAALIAKILSAVYRVPLQNLLGNQGFYIYQQVYPFYGLATSLALSGLPNFVAKQLALQQDDWQLKKASQRLLVLALILCLVIFSVLFWGAGPLAVIMGDPYLDVAIQSSALIYLLVPWLLMGRGWFQSQQMMAPTALSQVLEQLVRVTVILLIAWWFSQEPGGDIYQLGAKLMTSGWLAALVAAIFLGGCFIYYYCGRFTIVDRRLTGLPYQLSWTYLSQVFAGEGLVTCLFTALLILLQMIDAFTLVDLLQDKGMSLAIAQDIKGAYDRGQPLVQLGMVFSLALSANYLPYLAQLRNRRQRAGFRKASHQYFRLTLLVASLVTTGLMSVLPLLNQVLFASRQASHVLTVYLAMVLLASMSLVVHNILQADNKWYYSGLALLAGLVIKYIANQILIVAWATMGAAIASLLALVTVLVVLLVCLERSILVQLTKSGLLLRLSPLLVTMFASIRTMVGLYDYFWGPDRLGDGIALLVMVVWGLVLTWVYLRRVDLISANEWQYLPQGEWLYEKFIKRRK; this is translated from the coding sequence ATGAAGCAGACCAGTAAGTATAGTCTTAGCCGGGGGGTGGTCTGGCTAACCCTAGCTGCCTTAATTGCAAAGATATTGAGTGCTGTCTACCGGGTTCCCTTACAAAATTTGTTGGGTAATCAGGGTTTCTATATCTACCAACAGGTTTACCCCTTTTATGGTTTAGCGACTAGTCTGGCCCTTTCAGGCCTACCTAATTTTGTTGCCAAGCAGCTAGCCTTACAACAAGATGATTGGCAGCTAAAAAAAGCTAGCCAGCGGCTTCTGGTTCTAGCTTTAATCCTTTGCTTAGTCATTTTTTCGGTACTTTTTTGGGGAGCAGGCCCCCTAGCAGTCATTATGGGTGATCCATATCTGGATGTTGCAATCCAATCGAGCGCTTTAATCTATCTGTTAGTGCCTTGGCTATTGATGGGGCGCGGCTGGTTTCAAAGCCAGCAAATGATGGCGCCAACTGCTCTTTCCCAAGTGCTCGAGCAGTTAGTCAGAGTAACAGTAATTTTGTTAATTGCCTGGTGGTTTAGCCAAGAACCAGGAGGAGATATTTACCAGCTTGGTGCTAAATTAATGACTTCTGGCTGGTTAGCTGCCTTGGTTGCTGCTATCTTTTTAGGGGGCTGCTTTATCTACTATTACTGTGGCCGCTTTACTATAGTCGATAGGCGGCTAACTGGGCTACCTTATCAACTCTCCTGGACCTATTTAAGTCAGGTTTTTGCTGGCGAAGGGCTGGTGACTTGTTTGTTTACAGCCCTGCTGATTTTATTGCAAATGATTGATGCCTTTACCCTGGTTGATCTCTTGCAGGATAAAGGGATGTCTTTAGCAATAGCTCAGGATATTAAGGGGGCTTATGACCGGGGACAACCCTTGGTTCAGTTGGGTATGGTTTTTAGCCTAGCCTTGTCAGCCAATTATCTGCCCTATCTGGCCCAGCTACGTAATCGTAGGCAGCGGGCTGGCTTTAGGAAAGCCAGTCACCAGTATTTCCGCTTGACACTCCTGGTGGCTAGTCTAGTTACAACCGGCCTAATGAGCGTCCTGCCTTTGTTAAATCAAGTGCTTTTTGCTTCACGCCAGGCTAGCCATGTGCTGACCGTTTATTTAGCTATGGTCCTACTAGCTTCTATGAGCTTAGTGGTCCATAATATTTTACAGGCCGATAATAAGTGGTACTACTCAGGTTTGGCCCTTTTGGCTGGTTTAGTTATTAAATATATAGCTAACCAAATTTTAATAGTAGCCTGGGCGACAATGGGGGCGGCTATTGCTAGCCTATTAGCCCTGGTTACTGTCCTAGTTGTTTTATTAGTTTGTCTAGAGCGGAGCATCTTGGTCCAGCTAACCAAGTCAGGCTTACTGCTTAGACTTTCTCCCTTATTAGTCACTATGTTTGCTAGTATTAGGACAATGGTTGGATTATATGACTATTTTTGGGGGCCAGACCGGCTAGGTGATGGTATCGCCTTGTTAGTAATGGTTGTTTGGGGGCTAGTTTTAACCTGGGTTTACCTTAGAAGGGTTGATTTAATTAGTGCTAACGAATGGCAATACCTACCCCAGGGAGAATGGTTGTATGAGAAGTTTATTAAAAGGAGAAAATAA
- the hslO gene encoding Hsp33 family molecular chaperone HslO — MPDTLYKALAFDGQIRATAVVATDTVREAQTRHDSWSASTAAMGRTIAGTLLLASNIKDDAKMTVQISGDGPAGKIVATADGQGHVKAYVDQPHVSLEPNAQGKIDVRGAVGQNGSLSVIKDLGLGEPFQGQVPLISGELAEDFTYYLTVSEQTPSAVGLGVLVDTDETVINAGGWMVQVMPGATEETISQLEIAVAQMPQLTELLSDGYGPAQVLYQLLGEDNVQLLEESPVSFHCECSKERFAAGLATLNSQDIQDMIDEDGGAEAVCHFCNEKYFYDEADLKAIMDEAQ, encoded by the coding sequence ATGCCAGATACTTTATATAAAGCACTAGCATTTGATGGACAGATACGGGCCACTGCAGTTGTAGCAACGGACACCGTTAGAGAGGCCCAGACCCGTCATGATTCGTGGTCGGCTTCGACAGCTGCCATGGGCCGAACTATTGCTGGTACGCTCTTATTAGCTTCAAATATTAAAGATGATGCGAAGATGACAGTTCAAATATCGGGGGATGGCCCAGCCGGTAAAATTGTTGCGACAGCAGATGGTCAAGGTCATGTTAAGGCCTATGTGGACCAACCCCATGTTAGCTTAGAACCAAATGCCCAGGGTAAAATTGATGTTCGCGGTGCAGTTGGTCAAAACGGTAGTTTGTCAGTTATCAAAGACCTAGGCTTGGGAGAACCCTTCCAAGGTCAGGTGCCCTTAATCTCTGGCGAATTAGCTGAAGATTTCACGTATTACTTAACGGTATCTGAGCAAACCCCGTCGGCTGTAGGTTTAGGTGTCTTAGTTGATACGGATGAAACAGTGATTAATGCTGGCGGTTGGATGGTCCAAGTGATGCCAGGTGCGACTGAAGAAACCATTAGTCAACTCGAAATCGCGGTGGCCCAAATGCCACAATTGACAGAATTGCTGTCAGATGGTTACGGCCCGGCCCAAGTTCTTTATCAGTTATTGGGTGAAGATAACGTCCAACTCTTGGAAGAGAGTCCAGTATCCTTCCACTGTGAATGTTCTAAAGAGCGATTTGCTGCTGGACTAGCTACTCTAAATAGTCAAGATATTCAGGATATGATTGATGAAGACGGTGGCGCTGAGGCTGTTTGCCACTTCTGTAATGAGAAATATTTCTATGATGAAGCTGATCTAAAGGCGATCATGGATGAAGCTCAGTAA
- the dusB gene encoding tRNA dihydrouridine synthase DusB, with product MIKIGNIEIKNPIAVAPMAGISNAAFRVAVKEMGAGLVVCEMISDQGIHYRNEKTLSMLHIEESEWPLSVQIFGGTPESLAEAAKFVQDNTKAAIIDINMGCPVNKVVKTEAGARCLLDPNLVYERVARVVDAVDIPVSVKMRTGWDADHILAVENALAAQRAGASMVAMHGRTRKQMYEGQADWDIISQVAKEISIPFYGNGDIKTPEEAKYALDNYGVDGVMIGRASLGDPWMIQRTVHYLETGELLPEKTGAEKIDGALDHLQRLVDLKGDHVATREFRGLVSYYLKGIPRASKIKVACTQANSQAEVKEILLPFKDQVIARQAEQKERRPRVRQAR from the coding sequence ATGATAAAAATTGGTAATATAGAAATTAAAAATCCGATTGCAGTAGCCCCGATGGCTGGTATCTCTAATGCAGCCTTTCGGGTGGCTGTTAAGGAAATGGGAGCCGGCTTAGTAGTTTGTGAAATGATTTCTGACCAGGGCATTCATTACCGTAATGAAAAAACCCTGTCCATGCTCCATATTGAAGAGAGCGAGTGGCCTTTATCTGTACAAATTTTTGGCGGGACACCTGAATCCTTAGCTGAGGCGGCCAAGTTTGTTCAGGATAATACTAAGGCAGCTATTATTGATATTAATATGGGTTGCCCAGTTAACAAGGTAGTGAAAACTGAAGCAGGGGCCCGCTGCCTCTTAGATCCCAACCTAGTTTACGAACGGGTGGCCCGGGTGGTTGATGCGGTGGATATTCCAGTGTCGGTTAAAATGCGGACCGGTTGGGATGCTGACCACATTTTAGCAGTAGAAAATGCCCTGGCAGCCCAGCGTGCCGGAGCCAGCATGGTAGCCATGCATGGTCGTACTCGTAAGCAGATGTATGAGGGCCAGGCTGACTGGGATATAATTAGCCAGGTCGCTAAGGAAATTTCTATTCCTTTCTACGGCAATGGCGATATTAAAACCCCAGAAGAGGCTAAATATGCCTTGGACAACTATGGGGTAGATGGGGTCATGATTGGCCGCGCCAGTTTGGGTGATCCGTGGATGATTCAAAGGACGGTTCATTATCTGGAGACGGGGGAGCTACTACCTGAAAAAACGGGTGCTGAGAAAATTGATGGTGCCTTAGACCACTTACAACGTTTGGTTGATCTTAAAGGGGACCATGTAGCAACCCGTGAATTTAGGGGGTTGGTTTCTTATTATCTTAAAGGCATCCCGCGGGCTTCCAAGATTAAGGTAGCCTGTACCCAAGCTAATAGCCAAGCCGAGGTTAAGGAAATTTTACTGCCATTTAAAGACCAGGTCATTGCGCGTCAAGCTGAACAAAAAGAGCGCCGACCGCGGGTACGCCAGGCCCGTTAA
- the hpt gene encoding hypoxanthine phosphoribosyltransferase: MNPDIERVLVTEAEIAQSVKKLGQEISQDYQGRKPLVIGILKGSVIFMSDLVRQMSVDLELDFMAVSSYGASTESSGVVKIIKDLDRVVEGRDLIIVEDIVDTGRTLAYLKQLLANRNAASIKIVALLNKESRREVAIQADYIGFEIDDLFVVGYGMDYSDQYRGLPYIGVLKEDVYK, from the coding sequence ATGAATCCAGATATTGAGCGTGTGCTAGTGACTGAAGCAGAGATTGCGCAGAGTGTTAAGAAGCTTGGCCAAGAGATTAGCCAAGATTACCAAGGACGTAAGCCACTGGTGATAGGTATTCTTAAGGGGTCGGTGATTTTTATGTCTGACCTAGTTCGGCAAATGTCAGTGGACCTAGAACTTGATTTTATGGCTGTATCTAGTTACGGTGCTTCGACAGAGTCGAGTGGAGTCGTTAAGATTATCAAGGACCTGGACCGAGTTGTCGAGGGTCGTGATTTGATTATTGTTGAAGATATTGTCGATACCGGCCGGACGCTAGCCTACCTTAAGCAGCTATTAGCCAACCGTAATGCCGCTTCGATTAAGATTGTGGCACTCTTGAATAAGGAAAGCCGCCGCGAAGTAGCTATTCAGGCCGATTACATTGGCTTTGAAATTGATGATTTATTTGTCGTTGGCTATGGTATGGACTATAGTGACCAATATCGGGGCCTACCTTATATTGGCGTTCTCAAGGAAGACGTCTACAAGTAA
- the ftsH gene encoding ATP-dependent zinc metalloprotease FtsH, with protein sequence MQRKRPKRPNFFRNGIVWVLVFLALMGLVSTLTGGPSGSTEELNQTEFIQKLEDKQVKSFTVQPKAGAYQIVGQYRDGASGQAEQGSGDLNNFSIFDSSTTGQAQGFVTNILPNDSTLAKISQTATDTDTQVKTLEEDQSGAWLSLLFSVVPLIIFIAIMWMMMNQAQGGGRNNPMSMGKSRAVDQSKENVKVRFSDVAGADEEKQELVEVVDFLRDPRKYQKLGARIPRGVLLEGPPGTGKTLLAKAVAGEAGVPFYSISGSEFVEMFVGVGASRVRDLFDNAKKNAPAIVFIDEIDAVGRRRGSGMGGGNDEREQTLNQLLVEMDGFSDTDNVIVIAATNRSDVLDPALLRPGRFDRQILVGKPDVKGREAILKVHARDKKLAADVDLKVVAQQTPGFTGAELENVLNEAALVAARLDKKEIDMVDVDEAQDRVIAGPAKKDKVISAKERRMVAYHEAGHTIAGLVLNEARVVHKVTIVPRGKAGGYAIMLPREDQFLYTEKDLREQVVGLLGGRAAEMLVFNTQTTGASNDFEQATAIVRAMVTEYGMSEKLGTISYEGNHGMRGANAGYDNKSYSDQIAYQIDSEVRSFMDQAMQQAMDILASHRDQLDLIAEKLLELETLDEKTIESLFKYGKMPADHEVNQDQESQAKSYEETKEDMLRQQRERQASDRQRLDEAGVIESDQAANDGQVVDSADDADQTSDEDQVPSDQIGQRNAHIDQNIDDQSDQD encoded by the coding sequence ATGCAAAGAAAAAGACCAAAACGCCCTAACTTTTTCCGTAACGGTATCGTTTGGGTTCTTGTGTTTTTAGCTTTGATGGGTTTGGTTTCTACTTTAACTGGGGGACCTAGTGGGTCAACCGAAGAGCTTAACCAAACTGAGTTTATTCAAAAGCTAGAAGACAAACAGGTTAAAAGCTTCACCGTCCAACCTAAGGCTGGCGCTTATCAAATTGTGGGCCAGTATCGGGATGGTGCTAGTGGCCAGGCCGAACAAGGTTCTGGTGACCTAAATAATTTTAGTATTTTTGATTCATCGACAACTGGGCAGGCGCAAGGCTTTGTGACTAATATTTTGCCTAATGATTCGACCCTAGCTAAGATTAGTCAAACAGCTACGGATACTGACACCCAGGTGAAGACATTAGAGGAGGACCAGTCAGGAGCTTGGCTGAGCCTCTTGTTCTCGGTTGTCCCACTAATCATATTCATAGCTATTATGTGGATGATGATGAACCAAGCTCAGGGTGGTGGCCGTAACAATCCGATGTCAATGGGTAAATCTCGGGCGGTTGACCAGTCTAAGGAAAACGTAAAAGTTCGTTTTTCTGATGTAGCTGGTGCTGATGAAGAAAAACAAGAGCTAGTAGAAGTGGTTGATTTCCTACGTGACCCGCGCAAATACCAAAAATTGGGGGCACGCATTCCCAGAGGTGTCTTGCTTGAAGGCCCTCCCGGAACCGGTAAAACCCTACTTGCTAAGGCCGTAGCTGGTGAAGCTGGCGTGCCTTTCTATTCAATTTCTGGTTCTGAATTTGTGGAAATGTTTGTCGGGGTTGGTGCTAGCCGCGTACGTGATCTTTTTGATAATGCCAAGAAAAATGCGCCAGCTATTGTCTTTATCGATGAAATCGATGCTGTTGGTCGCCGGCGTGGCTCTGGCATGGGCGGTGGCAATGACGAGCGCGAGCAAACATTGAACCAACTATTGGTTGAAATGGATGGTTTCTCTGATACCGATAACGTCATTGTGATTGCAGCGACTAACCGCTCCGATGTCTTAGACCCAGCCCTTTTACGTCCTGGACGTTTCGACCGTCAAATTTTGGTGGGTAAACCAGATGTTAAGGGCCGGGAAGCGATCCTGAAAGTCCATGCTCGGGATAAAAAATTAGCAGCAGATGTTGACCTTAAGGTAGTTGCTCAGCAAACGCCTGGTTTTACCGGGGCAGAGCTAGAAAACGTGCTTAATGAAGCAGCCTTAGTGGCAGCCCGTCTAGACAAGAAGGAAATTGATATGGTTGATGTCGATGAAGCCCAGGACCGGGTAATTGCTGGTCCGGCTAAGAAAGACAAGGTAATTTCTGCTAAGGAACGCCGGATGGTAGCCTATCACGAGGCCGGACATACTATTGCCGGTTTAGTCCTCAACGAAGCGCGGGTTGTCCACAAGGTAACAATTGTGCCGCGTGGTAAGGCTGGTGGCTATGCAATTATGCTACCGCGCGAAGACCAATTCCTTTATACTGAAAAAGACTTGCGTGAGCAAGTGGTCGGTCTACTCGGTGGTCGAGCAGCTGAAATGCTAGTCTTCAACACGCAGACCACAGGCGCTTCTAATGACTTCGAACAGGCAACCGCAATTGTCCGTGCTATGGTAACAGAATACGGTATGAGTGAAAAACTGGGTACGATTTCCTATGAAGGAAACCATGGTATGCGAGGGGCTAATGCTGGCTATGATAACAAGTCCTACTCAGATCAAATTGCTTATCAAATTGATAGTGAAGTACGTAGTTTTATGGACCAAGCCATGCAACAGGCTATGGATATCCTAGCTAGTCACCGTGACCAATTGGACTTGATTGCTGAAAAATTACTTGAGCTTGAAACCTTGGATGAGAAGACTATCGAAAGTCTCTTCAAGTATGGCAAGATGCCAGCTGACCATGAGGTTAACCAAGACCAAGAAAGTCAGGCTAAGTCTTATGAAGAAACCAAGGAAGATATGTTGCGTCAGCAAAGAGAACGTCAGGCTAGTGATCGCCAACGTTTGGATGAAGCTGGTGTTATCGAGAGCGACCAAGCAGCTAATGATGGTCAAGTGGTTGATTCGGCAGACGATGCTGACCAGACTAGTGATGAAGACCAAGTGCCTTCAGACCAAATTGGTCAACGTAACGCCCATATCGATCAAAATATTGATGACCAGTCAGACCAGGATTAG